The sequence GATGTTGCCATGGGCGATCTCCTCATCCATGAAGGCCCGGCACTTGCTGCACAGAAGCATGCGGCACGCGTCTACAACGCTGACAAGACGTACTTCGTTCTGAACGGCACTTCCACTTCCAACAAGGTTGTACTGAATGCTGTCCTCACTCCGGGCGACATCGTTCTCTTCGACAGGAACAATCATAAGTCTGTCGATCACGGCGCTCTTGTCATTGCCGGCGCAACTCCTGTTTATCTGGAAACGGCAAGAAATGCCTTCGGCTCCATCGGCGGCATCCTTGACCACTGCTTCAATGAGGATTACATCAGAAAGCTCGTCGCTGAGAAGGATCCTGTCAAGGCAAAGGCTAAGCGCCCGATCCGCCTGGCTGTCATCCAGCTTGGCACGTATGACGGATGCATTTACAACGCCCGCCAGGTTGTTGACCGCATCGGCCATCTCTGCGATTACATCTTCTTCGACTCTGCCTGGGTCGGTTATGAGGAATTCATTCCGATGATGAAGGACTGCAGCCCGCTTCTTCTCGACCTTGGTCCGGAAGACCCCGGCATTTTCGTCAGCCAGTCTGTCCATAAGCAGCAGGCCGGCTTCTCCATGACTTCCATGGTCCATAAGAAGGATGCCCACATCAAGGGACAGGGCCGCTACGTTCCTCATAAGCGCGTCAACAATGCTTTCATGATGCATGCTTCCACTTCCCCGCTCTACCAGCTCTTCGCAGCTCTTGATGTCAATGCCAAGATGCACGAAGGCGAAGCAGGCAAAAAGCTCTGGGCAGATGCTGTGAAGCTTGTCATCAATACGCGCAAGCAGGTCCTCCGCAACTGCCATTACATCCGTCCGCTCGTTCCGCCTGTTGTCTACGGCAAGAAGTGGGAAGACGGCAATACCGACAAGATGGCAAACGACATGAACTACTGGGCTTTCGAACCGGGTGCCAAATGGCATGGTTTCGAAGGCTATGCCAAGGGCCAGTACTTCATCGACCCGATGAAGCTGCAGTTCGTTACGGCCGGCATTGACGTGGAACACGGCGGATACGAGAAGTTCGGCATCCCGGGCAATATCCTTGCCAACTATCTGCGTGAAAACGGCATCATTCCTGAAAAGTGCGACCTGAATGATATCCTCTTCCTCATGACTCCGGCTGAAACAGCGACCAAGATGGATGACCTTGTTGCCAAGCTTGTACGCTTTGAAAAGCTCATCGATGAGGATGCTCCGATGTCCGAAGTGCTCCCGAGCATTTACAAGGCTTACCAGGATAAGTACAAAGGATACACCATCCGCCGTCTCTGCCAGGAAATGCATGATTTCTACAAGGACCGCGAAGTATCCACGCTGCAGAAGGAACTCTTCCTGAAGGATTACTTCCCGAAGTATGTCATGAATCCGCAGGAAGCACAATACGAATTCATGAGAGGCCATGGCGAACTCGTAGACCTTGCCGAGGCTGAAGGAAGAACAGCTCTGGAAGGCGCTCTCCCCTATCCACCAGGAGTCATCTGCGTACATGCCGGTGAAGCATGGACCAAGACGGCTGTTGCCTACTTCTTAGACCTCGTGGAAGGGATCAACCAGCTCCCGGGCTTTGCTCCTGAAATCCAGGGTGTCTATGTCCAGGAAGGCGAAGACGGCCTGAAGCACGCTTACGGATATGTCCTCAAAAAGGAATTTGAAAAATAATACAGCAAGGGTGGAAATGGGCTTCCACGACGGAAGCCCGGATCCCTCCCAATCAAGGAGGTAATCATGAGTAACAGCTCAAATAAGATGAGCGTATTCCAGCTGACCATTTTAACAGCGGTCAATATGATGGGCTCCGGCATCATCATGCTGCCATCCAAGCTGGCACAGGTCGGCGCGCTCTCCATCGTTTCCTGGCTCGTAACTGCCGTAGGTTCCATGTGTCTGGCATACGTTTTCGCAAAATGCGGCATGTATGCTAAAAAAGGCGGCGGCATGGGCGGTTATGCCGAATACTCTTTCGGGAAAGCCGGCAACTTCATGGCAAACTATACTTACGGCGTTTCACTGATTTTTGCAAATACTGCTATCGCCATTTCTGCCGTAGGTTATGCACTCGGATTCCTGAATAAATCTCTCGATCCTATTATGACCTGCGCCGCTACCATCTTCACACTCTGGCTGGCTACCGTCCTGAACTTTGGCGGCGCTAAATACACCGGCCGCGTTTCCTCCATCACCGTATGGGGCGTCATCATTCCATGTATCGGTCTTGCACTGATCGGATGGTTCTGGTTCTCTCCTTCCATGTACATTGCTAACTGGAACGTACATGACATGAGCTTTGGCAGCGCTGCTATCAATGCTATTACCATGACTTTGTGGGCATTCCTCGGAATGGAATCTGCGTGCGCCAATGCAGATTCCGTTGATAATCCGGAAACGAACGTGCCGAAGGCCGTTCTTGGCGGAACACTGATTGCCGCAGCCTGCTACATCGTTTCCACCAACATCATCTTCGGCATTATTCCTTCTGAAGATCTTGTCCGCAGTTCTGCTCCATTCGGACTTGTATTTGCTCACATGTTCGGACCGACAGTCGGCCGCATTATCATGGGTCTCATGGTTCTCTCCTGCTTTGGTTCCCTGCTTGGCTGGCAGTTCACCATTGCCAATGTATTCAAGGCAGGCAGTGATGTAGGATATTTCCCTGCATTCATGAAGAAAATCACATCTACTGAAACTCCATTGATCGGCATGGTAACCATTACCGTTATTCAGTCCCTCTTCTCGCTGATGACCATCAGCCCGACACTGAATGATCAGTTTGAAACTCTCGTCAATCTGGCCGTCATTACGAATATCATTCCGTACCTGCTCTGTATGGCAGCTATCGTCGTCATCATGAAAGCGGTCAACCACTTGGGCTCCGAACTGAAAACGACTAAATTCATTGCATTCGTTGCCTCTATTTACAGCTTGTATGCCTGCTATGCTTCCGGATTCGAAGCAATGACATACGGCGCTATCGTCACCTTCTTCGGCTGGACACTTTATGGTCTGGTTTCCGATAAATTCGATCTTGATAAAGCCGAAGCCGACAACAAGGCCATTGAAGAAGCCGCTGCAGAAGCAGCAAAACAATAAGCAATAGTAACTTCAACTAATCAATTACCATCATCTCCATCCTTTATAAAGCACCGCCCTCTCGATCGGGTGGTGCTTCTTTTTTGTCCGATTGATGTTTCGGATTGATTTCAGGATCCTGACAAACTAAAAAGGCGGCATCACCTGAATGATGATGCCGCCCAGCTCGCGTTATTTATATAGTTTTTCATATTCCCTTGCCAAGACATAGGCATAGGGTGTTATCTTTCCATCAGGATC is a genomic window of Veillonellaceae bacterium containing:
- the potE gene encoding putrescine-ornithine antiporter, encoding MSNSSNKMSVFQLTILTAVNMMGSGIIMLPSKLAQVGALSIVSWLVTAVGSMCLAYVFAKCGMYAKKGGGMGGYAEYSFGKAGNFMANYTYGVSLIFANTAIAISAVGYALGFLNKSLDPIMTCAATIFTLWLATVLNFGGAKYTGRVSSITVWGVIIPCIGLALIGWFWFSPSMYIANWNVHDMSFGSAAINAITMTLWAFLGMESACANADSVDNPETNVPKAVLGGTLIAAACYIVSTNIIFGIIPSEDLVRSSAPFGLVFAHMFGPTVGRIIMGLMVLSCFGSLLGWQFTIANVFKAGSDVGYFPAFMKKITSTETPLIGMVTITVIQSLFSLMTISPTLNDQFETLVNLAVITNIIPYLLCMAAIVVIMKAVNHLGSELKTTKFIAFVASIYSLYACYASGFEAMTYGAIVTFFGWTLYGLVSDKFDLDKAEADNKAIEEAAAEAAKQ
- the speC gene encoding ornithine decarboxylase, with protein sequence MNQLKIAYTKKALEIFGSVKGRGIVDVNDTDFTDIASVVMTDDDEDRFVFDKEMLFSFNIPVFFIKTKAGLVDDSVIGKVYRVIDLNETDHAFYDRQIESAASHYEDAILPPFFKDLKKYVENGYSQFDCPGHQGGAFFRKHPAGRAFYDFFGENTFRADLCNADVAMGDLLIHEGPALAAQKHAARVYNADKTYFVLNGTSTSNKVVLNAVLTPGDIVLFDRNNHKSVDHGALVIAGATPVYLETARNAFGSIGGILDHCFNEDYIRKLVAEKDPVKAKAKRPIRLAVIQLGTYDGCIYNARQVVDRIGHLCDYIFFDSAWVGYEEFIPMMKDCSPLLLDLGPEDPGIFVSQSVHKQQAGFSMTSMVHKKDAHIKGQGRYVPHKRVNNAFMMHASTSPLYQLFAALDVNAKMHEGEAGKKLWADAVKLVINTRKQVLRNCHYIRPLVPPVVYGKKWEDGNTDKMANDMNYWAFEPGAKWHGFEGYAKGQYFIDPMKLQFVTAGIDVEHGGYEKFGIPGNILANYLRENGIIPEKCDLNDILFLMTPAETATKMDDLVAKLVRFEKLIDEDAPMSEVLPSIYKAYQDKYKGYTIRRLCQEMHDFYKDREVSTLQKELFLKDYFPKYVMNPQEAQYEFMRGHGELVDLAEAEGRTALEGALPYPPGVICVHAGEAWTKTAVAYFLDLVEGINQLPGFAPEIQGVYVQEGEDGLKHAYGYVLKKEFEK